In the Bacteroidia bacterium genome, one interval contains:
- a CDS encoding fumarylacetoacetate hydrolase family protein: MKLVSFIYQGKISFGFHLNEQIFDLPLAGKQFNLPIVPTMKDFLWDWDRQLDYAREIEQQAKQGNILPITPEKMLAPVPFPTSCRDGYAFRQHVEAARRNRKVPMIPEFDQYPVFYFTNHNAIQGEGDIEVLADHLQKLDFELEAAVVICKKGRNIPADKADEYIGGYMIMNDMSARVLQMEEMLLNLGPAKGKDFCTVIGPWLVTKDELAPYKVPAHPGHEGEKYALEMKCWVNGKLVSQGNMADMDWTFAEIIERCAYGTDILPGDVIGSGTVGTGCFLELNGTGKLYDPNYTEQWLQDGDIIEMEITGLGHLTNRIKKVGDYSILAKKKLNKNA, encoded by the coding sequence ATGAAGTTGGTCAGCTTTATTTATCAAGGTAAAATTAGTTTTGGTTTTCATCTCAATGAACAAATTTTTGACCTACCCCTAGCAGGCAAACAATTTAATCTGCCCATAGTCCCTACGATGAAAGATTTTTTATGGGACTGGGATAGGCAATTAGACTACGCTCGTGAAATAGAACAACAGGCTAAACAAGGAAATATTTTACCTATTACTCCTGAAAAGATGCTTGCCCCTGTTCCATTTCCTACTTCCTGCCGTGATGGATATGCTTTTAGACAACATGTAGAAGCTGCTCGGCGCAACCGCAAGGTGCCTATGATACCTGAATTTGACCAATATCCTGTTTTTTACTTTACGAACCATAATGCTATTCAAGGTGAGGGAGATATTGAGGTTTTAGCTGACCATTTGCAAAAATTAGACTTTGAGTTAGAAGCAGCCGTAGTAATATGTAAAAAAGGGCGCAATATCCCCGCAGATAAAGCAGATGAATACATCGGCGGATACATGATTATGAACGACATGAGCGCACGCGTATTACAAATGGAAGAAATGCTACTCAACTTAGGACCTGCCAAAGGTAAAGACTTTTGTACTGTAATAGGTCCTTGGTTGGTAACCAAAGATGAATTAGCACCTTACAAAGTTCCTGCACACCCTGGGCATGAGGGGGAAAAATATGCGTTAGAAATGAAATGCTGGGTAAATGGAAAACTAGTTTCGCAAGGGAATATGGCAGATATGGATTGGACTTTTGCAGAAATTATTGAACGATGCGCATACGGTACAGATATTTTACCTGGCGATGTTATTGGTTCTGGTACAGTAGGAACAGGCTGTTTTTTAGAACTTAACGGCACAGGCAAACTCTACGATCCTAACTACACTGAACAATGGCTACAAGATGGAGATATCATAGAAATGGAAATTACAGGATTAGGACACCTGACTAATCGCATCAAAAAAGTAGGCGACTACTCTATTTTAGCCAAGAAAAAACTAAATAAGAATGCATAA